In Zingiber officinale cultivar Zhangliang chromosome 11B, Zo_v1.1, whole genome shotgun sequence, a single window of DNA contains:
- the LOC122034360 gene encoding cytochrome P450 81Q32-like isoform X2 — translation MALLQFLLPSLFLFLFSILLIYRRQRQNHRRLPPSPPSFPILGHLHLLKPPIHRPLAAISAAHGPVVLLRFGSRPVLLVSSPSAAEECFTVHDVAFANRPRFLAGKILGYDFTAILWAPYGSHWRDLRRVTSVHLLAPGTLRASADLRSGEIRALARNLFLQQGAGSGGAPRRLDLKSTLFDLVCAIIEQLVVPLTGETPEQRLIVREMVTEGIRLSAAAANAGDYMPAFMRVAWRGLEKRLMRLRRRRDEFWGKLIVLHRERRQIQDNGGGGVDGEGRKTMMDVMLSLHNIDPERYTDDIIKGLMMAEAVFVSPSKKSRQQTEPEPNASELLLISAWRRRSLCCSRRSATIDRRRCCCLRAPSPTPAPSIAPGFAGAHRMASRADTENLELATPVQLKGTRTSIKVLSETEKKENIH, via the exons ATGGCTCTTCTCCAGTTCCTCCTCCCCTCTCTGTTTCTCTTCCTCTTCAGTATTCTTCTCATATATCGCCGTCAGCGCCAAAACCACCGCCGTCTACCGCCCAGTCCCCCTTCTTTTCCGATTTTaggccacctccacctcctcaaACCGCCGATCCACCGCCCTCTTGCCGCCATCTCTGCCGCCCACGGCCCCGTCGTTCTCCTCCGCTTCGGTTCCCGCCCCGTCCTCCTCGTGTCCTCTCCGTCCGCCGCCGAAGAGTGCTtcaccgtccacgacgtcgccttCGCGAACCGCCCCCGCTTCCTCGCCGGCAAGATCCTCGGATACGACTTCACGGCCATCCTTTGGGCGCCCTACGGGTCCCACTGGCGCGACCTCCGCCGCGTCACCTCCGTGCACTTGCTTGCGCCTGGCACCCTACGCGCGTCCGCTGACCTTCGCAGCGGGGAGATCAGAGCCCTCGCGCGGAACCTCTTCCTCCAGCAAGGCGCCGGCAGCGGTGGCGCGCCGAGGAGGCTGGATCTGAAGTCGACTTTGTTCGACCTCGTGTGCGCCATCATCGAACAGCTGGTGGTTCCGCTGACGGGGGAGACGCCAGAGCAGAGGCTGATCGTCAGGGAGATGGTGACCGAGGGAATACGGTTGAGCGCGGCGGCCGCGAACGCAGGGGACTACATGCCGGCGTTTATGAGAGTGGCGTGGCGCGGGCTGGAGAAGAGGCTAATGAGGCTTCGGAGGAGGAGGGATGAGTTTTGGGGAAAACTCATAGTGCTGCACCGAGAGAGACGACAGATCCAGGATAATGGCGGTGGCGGCGTGGATGGGGAAGGAAGAAAGACAATGATGGACGTTATGTTGTCATTGCATAACATCGATCCGGAACGCTACACGGATGACATCATCAAGGGCCTAATGATG GCCGAGGCTGTTTTTGTGTCCCCTTCAAAGAAAAGCCGACAGCAAACGGAGCCAGAACCCAATGCCTCCGAGCTCCTGCTAATCAGTGCTTGGCGTCGGAGGAGCCTCTGCTGTTCCCGACGGTCGGCGACCATAGATCGGCGCCGTTGCTGCTGCCTACGTGCTCCGTCTCCGACACCGGCACCAAGCATAGCCCCCGGCTTCGCAG GTGCGCATAGGATGGCAAGCCGTGCAGATACGGAGAACTTAGAACTTGCAACGCCAGTTCAATTGAAAGGGACGAGGACCAGTATAAAGGTCCTGTCAGAGACAGAGAAGAAAGAAAACATCCATTAA
- the LOC122034360 gene encoding cytochrome P450 81Q32-like isoform X1 — protein MALLQFLLPSLFLFLFSILLIYRRQRQNHRRLPPSPPSFPILGHLHLLKPPIHRPLAAISAAHGPVVLLRFGSRPVLLVSSPSAAEECFTVHDVAFANRPRFLAGKILGYDFTAILWAPYGSHWRDLRRVTSVHLLAPGTLRASADLRSGEIRALARNLFLQQGAGSGGAPRRLDLKSTLFDLVCAIIEQLVVPLTGETPEQRLIVREMVTEGIRLSAAAANAGDYMPAFMRVAWRGLEKRLMRLRRRRDEFWGKLIVLHRERRQIQDNGGGGVDGEGRKTMMDVMLSLHNIDPERYTDDIIKGLMMTMFAAGTDTSAVTTEWAMSLMLNHPHVLEKAAAELDTTVGHKRPVSEDDLGNLPYLNCIIHETLRLYPAAPLLVPHETSKDCVVAGFDVSAGTMLLVNVWAIHRDAGLWDEPEKFKPERFMAGEAAEGYKFMPFGMGRRRCPGEGLAMRMVGLMLATFVQCFEWEKVSPEELDMTEGPGLSMPKVTPLEALYKPRQSMVPLLSQL, from the exons ATGGCTCTTCTCCAGTTCCTCCTCCCCTCTCTGTTTCTCTTCCTCTTCAGTATTCTTCTCATATATCGCCGTCAGCGCCAAAACCACCGCCGTCTACCGCCCAGTCCCCCTTCTTTTCCGATTTTaggccacctccacctcctcaaACCGCCGATCCACCGCCCTCTTGCCGCCATCTCTGCCGCCCACGGCCCCGTCGTTCTCCTCCGCTTCGGTTCCCGCCCCGTCCTCCTCGTGTCCTCTCCGTCCGCCGCCGAAGAGTGCTtcaccgtccacgacgtcgccttCGCGAACCGCCCCCGCTTCCTCGCCGGCAAGATCCTCGGATACGACTTCACGGCCATCCTTTGGGCGCCCTACGGGTCCCACTGGCGCGACCTCCGCCGCGTCACCTCCGTGCACTTGCTTGCGCCTGGCACCCTACGCGCGTCCGCTGACCTTCGCAGCGGGGAGATCAGAGCCCTCGCGCGGAACCTCTTCCTCCAGCAAGGCGCCGGCAGCGGTGGCGCGCCGAGGAGGCTGGATCTGAAGTCGACTTTGTTCGACCTCGTGTGCGCCATCATCGAACAGCTGGTGGTTCCGCTGACGGGGGAGACGCCAGAGCAGAGGCTGATCGTCAGGGAGATGGTGACCGAGGGAATACGGTTGAGCGCGGCGGCCGCGAACGCAGGGGACTACATGCCGGCGTTTATGAGAGTGGCGTGGCGCGGGCTGGAGAAGAGGCTAATGAGGCTTCGGAGGAGGAGGGATGAGTTTTGGGGAAAACTCATAGTGCTGCACCGAGAGAGACGACAGATCCAGGATAATGGCGGTGGCGGCGTGGATGGGGAAGGAAGAAAGACAATGATGGACGTTATGTTGTCATTGCATAACATCGATCCGGAACGCTACACGGATGACATCATCAAGGGCCTAATGATG ACAATGTTTGCAGCAGGAACAGACACCTCCGCCGTCACAACAGAGTGGGCAATGAGCTTAATGTTAAACCATCCTCACGTCCTGGAGAAGGCTGCCGCCGAGCTCGACACGACAGTCGGCCACAAGCGTCCTGTCTCCGAAGACGACCTTGGCAATCTCCCCTACTTGAACTGCATCATCCACGAGACTCTTCGATTGTACCCCGCCGCCCCTCTCCTCGTGCCCCACGAAACTTCCAAAGACTGCGTCGTCGCGGGATTCGACGTCTCCGCCGGCACTATGTTGCTCGTCAACGTGTGGGCTATCCACAGGGATGCCGGCCTCTGGGACGAGCCCGAGAAGTTCAAGCCGGAGAGGTTCATGGCGGGGGAGGCGGCGGAGGGATACAAGTTCATGCCGTTTGGGATGGGGCGGCGGCGGTGCCCCGGCGAGGGTCTGGCTATGCGAATGGTGGGGCTGATGCTGGCGACGTTTGTCCAGTGCTTCGAGTGGGAGAAAGTGTCACCGGAGGAGCTGGACATGACGGAGGGGCCAGGACTGTCCATGCCTAAGGTGACGCCATTGGAGGCGTTGTACAAGCCACGCCAGAGCATGGTGCCACTTCTTTCGCAGCTGTGA
- the LOC122034361 gene encoding transcription factor bHLH113-like → MEEKGFGGQMDDESFMDMLRSGDEEDYVFSPTSCLSSSSSSFYSSAMLCFGVKQEETVAVVRGASQKSTDSSLSSLSSPPSTIITRSQSPTKAREKETASRGRRRVAASSTKKPKTVASPGPSGTIMIRKEKLGERIMALQQLVSPFGKSDTASVLHEAQGYIRFLHDQVQV, encoded by the exons ATGGAAGAAAAGGGGTTCGGTGGCCAAATGGACGACGAGAGCTTCATGGACATGTTGCGGTCGGGCGACGAAGAAGATTACGTCTTCTCGCCCACGTCCTGCCTCTCTTCATCGTCGTCTTCCTTCTACTCCTCCGCGATGCTCTGTTTCGGTGTGAAGCAGGAAGAGACTGTGGCAGTAGTGCGCGGGGCTTCCCAGAAGTCAACTGACTCTTCTCTGTCTTCTCTCTCTTCTCCACCTTCCACAATCATCACCCGCTCTCAGTCCCCCACCAAG GCTCGAGAGAAGGAAACTGCAAGCAGAGGACGACGGAGAGTGGCGGCCAGTAGCACCAAGAAGCCCAAAACAGTGGCCTCTCCTGGTCCGTCAGGCACGATCATGATAAGGAAGGAGAAGTTGGGGGAAAGAATTATGGCACTGCAGCAACTGGTTTCACCCTTCGGCAAG TCGGATACAGCATCTGTTCTGCATGAAGCTCAGGGATACATCAGATTCCTGCATGACCAAGTCCAGGTGTAG
- the LOC122034148 gene encoding cytochrome P450 81Q32-like, giving the protein MDWMKLAPHRSNRYNEAAGERVTIATHVVSTPLRCTQATRHATPETVASAVLSSRHSLATKTYLTVTKDYRVMSFGGKLIVLHRERRQSEDNGGGGVDGEGRETLMDVMLSLQNSDPERYTIFRYAMFSAGTDSSADTTEWAMSLLLNHPHVLEKAATEFNMTVGHERPISEDDLLNLAYLNCIIHESLRLYPATPLLAPHETFNAWAIHRDVDLWDEPEKFKPERFMAGEVVEGYKFMPFGMGRRRLGVGLSIRMVALMLATFVQCLEALYKSR; this is encoded by the exons ATGGATTGGATGAAGCTTGCCCCACACCGTTCCAATAGATACAACGAAGCGGCAGGCGAGAGAGTTACCATCGCCACTCACGTCGTATCGACCCCACTTCGATGTACACAGGCCACCCGTCACGCCACGCCGGAGACGGTAGCCTCCGCCGTCCTCTCCAGTCGTCACTCACTCG CAACCAAAACTTACCTCACGGTAACAAAGGACTACAGAGTGATGAGTTTTGGGGGAAAACTCATAGTGCTGCATCGAGAGAGACGACAGAGCGAGGATAATGGCGGCGGCGGCGTAGATGGGGAAGGAAGGGAGACACTGATGGACGTTATGTTGTCGCTGCAGAACAGCGATCCGGAACGCTACACGATTTTCAGATAC GCAATGTTTTCAGCAGGAACAGACTCCTCCGCCGACACAACAGAGTGGGCAATGAGCTTGTTGTTAAACCATCCTCACGTTTTGGAGAAGGCCGCCACCGAGTTCAACATGACGGTCGGCCACGAGCGGCCGATCTCCGAAGACGACCTCCTCAACCTCGCCTACTTGAACTGCATCATCCACGAGAGTCTGCGATTGTACCCCGCCACCCCTCTCCTCGCGCCCCACGAAACTTTCAACGCGTGGGCTATCCACAGGGACGTCGACCTCTGGGACGAGCCCGAGAAGTTCAAGCCGGAGAGGTTCATGGCGGGGGAGGTGGTGGAGGGATACAAGTTCATGCCGTTTGGGATGGGGCGGCGGCGCCTTGGCGTGGGTCTGTCTATCCGAATGGTGGCGCTGATGCTGGCGACATTCGTCCAGTGCTTGGAGGCGTTGTACAAGTCACGCTAG